In Gemmatimonadales bacterium, the following are encoded in one genomic region:
- the ffh gene encoding signal recognition particle protein, translating to MFDELSSKLNATLQKLTGRGVLTEDAVREGLREIRRILLEADVSFDLTREFLERVQAKAVGVTALKEVRAGHQLVKIVYDELVALLGEKQAPIAHATVPPTIILLVGLQGSGKTTTAGKLARRLKLEQKAPFLVAADVYRPAAIEQLHTLGRQVEVGVYGDPASQDVVKIVRQGVAEAGKARARTVLVDTAGRLQIDDEMMDELKRLKAAVSPHEILLVADGMTGQDAVRIAKGFHDALGITGVILTKMDGDARGGAALSIYGVTHAPIKYIGVGEKLDALEPFHPDRLAGRILQQGDILSLVEKAQVTVDEKEAERLAKKVTSKKGMDLEDFLGAMRQMQKMGPLKNVLGMLPGMNPAMLQAAKIDDKKLKHVEAIVLSMTPKERSNPDVINGQRRLRIAKGAGRTVQEVNTLLSQFKQMQKFMKIAGKTGGAGLKLPFGRGGFPG from the coding sequence ATGTTCGACGAGCTTTCCAGTAAGCTGAACGCCACGCTCCAGAAGCTCACCGGGCGCGGCGTTCTGACCGAAGACGCGGTAAGGGAAGGCCTCCGCGAGATCCGGCGGATCCTTCTCGAGGCCGATGTCAGCTTCGACCTCACCCGCGAATTTCTCGAGCGGGTCCAGGCCAAGGCCGTCGGTGTCACCGCGCTGAAGGAAGTCCGAGCCGGGCACCAGCTGGTCAAGATCGTGTACGACGAGCTGGTGGCGCTGCTGGGAGAAAAACAGGCGCCGATCGCCCACGCGACAGTGCCGCCCACGATCATCCTGCTGGTCGGACTGCAGGGCTCGGGCAAGACCACCACCGCGGGCAAGCTCGCCAGGCGGCTCAAGCTGGAGCAGAAGGCGCCGTTCCTGGTGGCCGCCGACGTGTACCGGCCCGCCGCCATCGAGCAGCTGCACACGCTGGGGCGCCAGGTCGAGGTCGGAGTCTACGGCGATCCCGCGTCGCAGGACGTCGTCAAGATCGTCCGCCAGGGCGTCGCCGAAGCGGGGAAAGCCCGGGCCCGGACCGTCCTGGTCGACACCGCCGGCCGGCTGCAGATCGACGACGAGATGATGGACGAGCTCAAGCGGCTCAAGGCCGCGGTCTCGCCCCACGAGATTCTGCTGGTCGCGGACGGGATGACCGGCCAGGACGCGGTGCGCATCGCCAAGGGGTTCCATGACGCCCTGGGGATCACCGGCGTCATCCTGACCAAGATGGACGGCGATGCCCGCGGCGGTGCGGCACTCTCGATCTACGGCGTCACGCACGCACCGATCAAGTACATCGGCGTGGGCGAGAAGCTCGACGCGCTCGAGCCGTTCCATCCCGACCGGCTGGCCGGACGGATCCTCCAGCAGGGCGACATTCTCTCCCTAGTGGAGAAGGCCCAGGTCACGGTCGACGAGAAGGAAGCCGAGCGGCTGGCCAAGAAGGTCACCTCCAAGAAGGGGATGGACCTGGAGGACTTCCTCGGCGCCATGCGGCAGATGCAGAAGATGGGACCGCTCAAGAACGTGCTGGGGATGTTGCCGGGGATGAATCCGGCCATGCTGCAGGCGGCCAAGATCGACGACAAGAAGCTCAAGCACGTCGAGGCCATCGTGCTCTCGATGACGCCCAAGGAGCGGTCCAACCCGGACGTCATCAACGGGCAGCGGCGGCTCCGGATCGCCAAGGGCGCCGGGCGCACGGTGCAGGAAGTCAACACCTTGCTGTCGCAGTTCAAGCAGATGCAGAAGTTCATGAAGATCGCGGGGAAGACCGGGGGCGCCGGCTTGAAGCTGCCCTTCGGGCGCGGCGGTTTCCCCGGCTAA
- the rpsP gene encoding 30S ribosomal protein S16 — protein MATRIRLRRVGRKKLPLYRIVVADQEAPRDGRFIEIIGTYNPKGETAADKIQVDGEKARQWISKGATPSDTVQSLLKQAGVLKPTTV, from the coding sequence ATGGCAACTCGCATTCGGCTGCGTCGTGTCGGCCGCAAGAAGCTCCCGCTGTACCGGATCGTCGTCGCCGATCAGGAAGCGCCCCGCGACGGGCGCTTCATCGAGATCATCGGCACCTACAACCCCAAGGGGGAGACGGCGGCCGACAAGATCCAGGTCGACGGCGAGAAGGCGCGCCAGTGGATCTCCAAGGGGGCCACCCCGTCCGACACGGTGCAGTCGCTGCTCAAGCAGGCCGGGGTGCTGAAGCCGACCACGGTCTGA
- the rimM gene encoding ribosome maturation factor RimM (Essential for efficient processing of 16S rRNA): MSADARHLVVGRLRKPHGLKGDTTLFPLTDDPETVFAAGRTVWLVGLDGETVAGPVTIERSRPYHREWLVKFAGADGREALDPWRGLFLAVPADQLTPPQGDEVYLHELEGFSVRLPDETPLGLVTAVYEMPAGIMIEVQGPKREFLLPYKKEFVRQVDRPARRLVVTPPEGLVEGR; the protein is encoded by the coding sequence ATGTCCGCGGATGCCCGCCACCTGGTGGTGGGCCGGCTCAGAAAGCCGCACGGACTGAAGGGCGATACCACCCTCTTCCCGCTCACCGACGATCCCGAAACGGTGTTCGCGGCGGGACGAACGGTGTGGCTGGTGGGACTCGACGGCGAGACGGTCGCGGGGCCGGTCACCATCGAGCGGAGCCGGCCCTATCACCGCGAATGGCTGGTCAAATTCGCCGGCGCCGACGGGCGGGAGGCGCTGGATCCCTGGCGGGGACTGTTCCTGGCAGTGCCGGCGGATCAGCTGACCCCGCCGCAAGGGGACGAGGTGTACCTCCACGAGCTGGAGGGATTCTCGGTCCGGCTGCCCGACGAGACGCCCCTGGGGCTGGTCACGGCGGTCTACGAGATGCCGGCCGGCATCATGATCGAGGTCCAGGGGCCCAAGCGCGAGTTCCTGCTGCCGTATAAGAAGGAGTTCGTGCGGCAGGTGGACCGGCCAGCGCGCCGGCTGGTGGTGACGCCGCCGGAGGGCTTGGTGGAAGGGCGGTAG
- the trmD gene encoding tRNA (guanosine(37)-N1)-methyltransferase TrmD, which yields MLTIDVVTLFPEVIAPFVKASIPGRAAAAGLVRFNLVQLRDFTHDRHGTVDDYAYGGGAGMVLKPEPFFEAVESLGATGPIVLLSARGRPFRHDDAVRFSLGQRLTLLAGHYKDVDQRVADALATDELSIGDFVLSGGESAALSVLDAVVRLLPGALGDHESASTDSHYDGLLSPPSYTRPPVFRGLAVPEVLRSGDHAGIAAWRQAAAERLTRERRPDLWDRYAGADGDIL from the coding sequence TTGCTAACCATCGACGTCGTCACCCTCTTCCCGGAAGTCATCGCCCCCTTCGTGAAGGCGAGCATCCCGGGGCGCGCGGCCGCCGCTGGGCTGGTGCGGTTCAACCTGGTCCAGCTCCGCGATTTCACCCACGATCGCCACGGCACCGTGGATGACTACGCCTACGGCGGCGGGGCAGGGATGGTGCTCAAGCCGGAGCCGTTCTTCGAGGCGGTCGAGAGCCTCGGGGCCACCGGACCGATCGTGCTGCTCTCGGCACGCGGCCGTCCGTTCCGGCACGATGACGCCGTCCGCTTCTCGCTGGGTCAGCGGCTGACGCTCCTGGCGGGACATTACAAGGACGTGGACCAGCGGGTAGCGGACGCGCTGGCCACCGACGAGCTCTCCATCGGCGACTTCGTCCTGTCCGGCGGCGAGTCGGCGGCGCTCTCGGTGCTCGACGCCGTGGTGCGGCTCCTGCCAGGCGCGCTGGGAGACCACGAGTCGGCCAGCACCGATTCGCACTACGACGGGCTCCTGAGCCCGCCGAGCTACACCAGGCCGCCGGTGTTCCGCGGGCTCGCGGTGCCCGAGGTCCTCCGCTCGGGCGATCACGCCGGCATCGCGGCCTGGCGGCAGGCCGCGGCGGAACGCCTCACCCGCGAGCGGCGGCCCGACCTCTGGGACAGGTACGCCGGGGCCGACGGTGACATATTGTAG
- the rplS gene encoding 50S ribosomal protein L19, giving the protein MERLAEVAREGLRTDIPAFDPGDTVKVMVRVREGDKERLQAFEGLVIAKRGGGISENFTVRKISAGVGVERLFPLHSPTIASVELVRRGQVRRAKLYYLRALSGKAARIKEKRES; this is encoded by the coding sequence ATGGAACGATTGGCAGAGGTGGCCCGTGAGGGCTTGCGCACGGACATTCCTGCATTCGACCCGGGAGACACCGTCAAGGTGATGGTTCGCGTTCGAGAGGGCGACAAGGAGCGGCTGCAGGCGTTCGAGGGGCTGGTCATCGCCAAGCGCGGTGGCGGCATCAGCGAGAACTTCACCGTCCGGAAGATTTCTGCCGGGGTCGGGGTGGAGCGGCTCTTCCCGCTGCACAGCCCCACCATCGCCTCGGTCGAGCTGGTGCGCCGGGGGCAGGTCCGCCGGGCCAAGCTGTACTATCTCCGCGCCCTGAGCGGCAAGGCCGCACGCATCAAGGAAAAGCGCGAGAGCTGA
- a CDS encoding ribonuclease HII: MAAPPSLRRERAAWAEQILLVGVDEAGRGPLAGPVVAAAVVFAPECRIIRGIRDSKLLPAGIRARLAVRIQSRALGFGVGAASAREIDRFNIRVATALAMQRALRRLLRRPSLDARPHRIVIDGLPLPEIGYAHEALIDGDALCHSIAAASILAKTVRDCLMQRLATHYPGYGWDTNVGYGTPEHQEALRLQGPCRHHRQSFAPVTQLHLF, encoded by the coding sequence ATGGCGGCGCCCCCGTCGCTTCGCCGGGAGCGGGCGGCCTGGGCGGAGCAGATCCTCTTGGTTGGTGTCGATGAAGCGGGCCGCGGCCCACTGGCCGGGCCGGTGGTGGCCGCGGCCGTCGTCTTTGCGCCCGAGTGCCGGATCATCCGGGGCATTCGCGACAGCAAGCTGCTGCCGGCCGGCATTCGCGCCCGTCTCGCGGTCCGGATCCAGAGCCGGGCCCTCGGCTTCGGTGTCGGTGCGGCATCGGCCCGGGAGATCGACCGGTTCAACATCCGGGTCGCCACCGCGCTCGCCATGCAGCGGGCCCTCCGTCGGTTGCTCCGCCGCCCTTCGCTCGACGCCCGCCCCCACCGCATCGTGATCGATGGTCTGCCGTTGCCCGAGATCGGCTACGCGCATGAAGCCCTGATCGATGGGGACGCGCTCTGCCACTCGATCGCCGCCGCATCGATCCTGGCCAAGACGGTCCGCGACTGTCTCATGCAGCGTCTCGCCACCCATTATCCCGGCTACGGCTGGGATACCAACGTGGGGTACGGCACCCCGGAGCACCAGGAGGCGCTCCGCCTCCAGGGGCCCTGCCGCCACCATCGCCAGAGCTTCGCACCGGTGACCCAGCTCCACCTGTTCTGA
- a CDS encoding beta-ketoacyl synthase N-terminal-like domain-containing protein, giving the protein MGEIWITGVGAVSAAGNGTSALRRLLREQRSAVAALPFSYWSVGRCPTPTRVRAARLLDRSARLFAAAAEEAWRGAGFSAALPDPSRCDVIEGSSLGALGEVLPHERDRSSAGSSRPFGLRFMPGAGGADFAESHGVEGAVFHISAGSVSSAMAIIEAVARLETGRADVVVTGGGECPLDETVLASFAAGGILTPSRELGGVCRPFDLDRGGTVLGEGAGALVLERAEHASRRGAAPLAVILGTGWSRESYRMTGPDPTGRGVTQAARQAVGGLCRREIGWIKTHGAGTRLHDAAECAGLAALMGGDLPEMPLTSLKPALGHSLGASAAVESVAAVLALQDGMVPPTLNTRQPDPSLPACTVALEPLVPRAPVALLLAESFDGRCAAWTMASAA; this is encoded by the coding sequence ATGGGAGAGATCTGGATCACCGGCGTGGGTGCCGTGAGTGCCGCGGGAAACGGCACGTCCGCCCTCCGAAGGCTGCTGAGGGAGCAGCGCAGCGCGGTGGCCGCCCTGCCTTTTTCCTATTGGAGTGTGGGGCGGTGTCCCACGCCCACGCGGGTGCGCGCCGCGCGCCTGTTGGATCGAAGCGCCCGCCTCTTCGCCGCCGCGGCCGAGGAAGCGTGGCGGGGTGCCGGCTTCAGCGCCGCGCTACCCGACCCTTCCCGCTGCGATGTGATCGAAGGCAGCTCGCTGGGTGCTCTGGGCGAAGTGCTTCCCCACGAGCGCGACCGCTCGAGCGCGGGATCCAGCCGCCCCTTCGGGCTACGCTTCATGCCTGGCGCCGGCGGGGCCGACTTCGCCGAGTCGCACGGCGTCGAGGGAGCGGTCTTTCACATCTCGGCCGGGAGCGTCTCCTCCGCCATGGCCATCATCGAGGCCGTGGCGCGCCTGGAGACCGGGCGGGCCGATGTGGTCGTGACCGGTGGCGGCGAGTGTCCCCTGGACGAGACCGTGCTGGCGAGCTTCGCGGCGGGTGGCATCCTGACTCCCAGCCGGGAGTTGGGCGGCGTGTGCCGGCCGTTCGATCTGGATCGCGGCGGCACCGTACTCGGAGAGGGGGCCGGAGCCCTGGTACTGGAGCGCGCCGAACATGCCTCCCGCAGAGGCGCCGCGCCGCTGGCCGTGATCCTCGGCACCGGCTGGAGCCGGGAATCCTATCGGATGACCGGGCCGGATCCCACCGGTCGCGGCGTGACCCAGGCCGCGCGACAAGCCGTCGGCGGGCTCTGCAGACGCGAGATCGGATGGATCAAGACTCATGGGGCCGGCACCCGGCTCCACGACGCCGCCGAGTGCGCCGGACTGGCTGCCTTGATGGGCGGGGATTTGCCGGAGATGCCGCTCACCTCTCTCAAGCCCGCGCTGGGTCACTCGCTGGGCGCCAGCGCGGCGGTCGAGTCGGTGGCCGCCGTGCTCGCGCTACAGGACGGGATGGTGCCCCCCACGCTCAACACCCGGCAACCGGATCCGTCGTTGCCGGCATGCACGGTCGCGCTGGAGCCGCTGGTGCCCAGGGCACCCGTGGCGCTGCTGCTGGCGGAGAGCTTCGATGGGAGGTGCGCGGCCTGGACGATGGCGTCGGCGGCCTGA